One genomic window of Osmia bicornis bicornis chromosome 5, iOsmBic2.1, whole genome shotgun sequence includes the following:
- the LOC114871125 gene encoding lysine-specific demethylase 4C-like: MVSNNSRGTPRIQVFRPTYEEFKDFTKYVEYMESKGAHKAGLAKVIPPPEWVPRKGGYNLDNLDLTIPAPICQVVTGKQGLYQQINIQKKSMTVKEYSKLANSERYNTPRHFDYEDLERKYWKNITYVAPIYGADVSGSLTDPDVKEWNINHLGTILDYVNKDYGISIDGVNTAYLYFGMWKTTFAWHTEDMDLYSINYLHFGAPKTWYAIPPEHGRRLERLASGFFPSSYQSCQAFLRHKMSLISPQILRQYSIPCNKITQEAGEIMITFPYGYHAGFNHGFNCAESTNFAAPRWVEYGKRATQCTCSKDMVKISMDTFVKRFQPERYELWLRGEDIGPHPEDPRQTAAPMPSQMDLLCSNSSNGQLPQSYLNAAPKNKRHTIHKKKNIMATNPDVDMEELVNRPDIPPDVKKVLQDLELEEVDDGPDEQQLEVLEDIWLKAGEMDVHEASVYDDGYNRKKSRKRKKKNADKDKSKSKRDSNKSIIENVTVKTEIKVEPDDSFNYESSSFPDQSIELDNDSHEDSNVITNDITGSIKLEDASDFSEATEKPVKKKKKHSKSGEQKKAKSKNVNKTKRKHLNISIFDINEPLDVSDADVQRKLMAMPSLHAHKSLTDSQSRINDISESIIFTDNDTDTSPVKVKTVLNIASSGQVASSIYSDTKGTDNTDERINVYTKSTKKTNPVSIKTFGKQQSLLKTNVFEQAKPMKIDKAVESEFIGDDTKIILQDGKSSSYPVCKSVGTMLTERSIPNYSKKDIIKAPRLSVLKSAYVSATEVSPKVDPERLIAEENDNRALSNNVVVLPKTWPIAKPREPKLSTPGIMFVNPGFANPPILQKETIVKESRTDSKTLELSKSVTPCTIQIPQMESIFTKSAVLSQPLAQTIACQNISGNTDVKILGKRSTTDTSKMMATKFWQLSSNNSNVFFAKDTKEDAQVYTSTSLDNSEISASSSSLGLPTNSGNTFFFTAAPKYTNVSEKQSSMTIDFNKRCARNPAPMPNVTGSIVKIVPKLQDHLLLKTLNQHDEGCSRKTVKKASTIVSNVKSVSTQVDHPLEIINLNYTTSHSIPDLQAAQRTITIHQEQFSNVIEPGDKLQTQNVQRSSDNIYANMPSLKPIKLMSRRKSKEKLKKATTRKKEVETKTLMPNPDEANIATCSISQSPSVSNRVSMVPGHISDMLYPSVPNNDLLKAFNDYWSAQISHCAICAPFTSSCNGHGRLMPPDWKYCKPTVLPDSSPIWVSASVFVANSKEQVVEPENDKLLRCRECHVTVHASCYGITVLPTDLRNWACDKCKAGKTQVMCCLCPMRGGALKRTSDSSWAHILCALLLPGVTFKDAINKDPINVLTIKPNIVKQHCCYCGQKDGACLSCNECGNLFHPSCGLVSGATFTVPVYNSPELQVTCDGHDDGKEKIPTIRQGEIVWAKHRNTRYYKGKVDSIHDTLFYMVTFSDDSFSEDLYPSDIMNYDPGNPPPQGAAVIVKWTDGNFYDGIFGGTNHRIMYTVIFEDGSQLVLKRNEIYSLQEDMPKRVRSRLSVATEMKHRYHLYGAEDELEAHRKVKQSKYCD; this comes from the exons ATGGTTAGTAACAATTCACGGGGTACTCCCCGTATACAGGTTTTTAGACCTACATACGAAGAATTTAAGGATTTTACTAAATATGTGGAGTACATGGAAAGTAAAGGAGCCCACAAAGCTGGTTTAGCGAAAGTTATTCCGCCACCTGAATGGGTACCAAGGAAAGGAGGCTACAATTTAGACAACTTAGATCTTACTATTCCTGCTCCAATTTGTCAGGTGGTAACTGGCAAACAGGGTCTTTACCAGCAAATTAATATACAGAAGAAATCTATGACCGTTAAAGAATATAGTAAACTGGCCAATTCCGAGCGATATAATACTCCACGTCATTTTGATTACGAAGATTTGGAAAGAAAGTACTGGAAGAATATAACATACGTAGCGCCCATATACGGGGCGGATGTATCTGGCTCGTTAACCGATCCGGACGTAAAAGAATGGAATATCAACCATTTAGGAACGATCCTCGATTACGTGAACAAAGACTATGGTATATCTATCGACGGTGTTAACACGGCGTACTTGTATTTTGGAATGTGGAAAACCACGTTCGCATGGCACACGGAGGACATGGATTTGTATTCGATAAACTACTTACATTTCGGTGCTCCAAAGACATGGTACGCCATACCACCGGAACATGGACGAAGATTGGAAAGACTTGCCAGCGGCTTTTTTCCATCGAGCTACCAAAGTTGTCAAGCGTTTTTACGTCACAAAATGTCTCTCATCTCTCCTCAGATATTGCGGCAATATTCGATTCCATGCAATAAA aTAACTCAAGAAGCTGGAGAAATAATGATTACCTTTCCTTATGGCTATCACGCTGGCTTTAATCACGGATTCAATTGCGCTGAATCAACTAATTTCGCTGCACCGCGATGGGTAGAGTATGGTAAAAGGGCTACACAATGTACATGTAGTAAAGATATGGTTAAAATATCAATGGACACTTTTGTCAAGCGTTTTCAGCCAGAAAG GTATGAATTATGGTTACGCGGAGAAGATATCGGTCCTCATCCGGAGGATCCTAGACAAACAGCCGCACCTATGCCTTCTCAGATGGATCTTCTGTGTAGCAATAGTAGTAACGGTCAATTGCCTCAGAGCTATCTGAATGCAGCTCCAAAAAATAAACGTCATACGATACATAAGAAGAAGAATATCATGGCAACGAACCCGGACGTTGATATGGAAGAGCTAGTGAATCGTCCGGATATTCCTCCTGACGTGAAGAAAGTATTACAAGATCTAGAATTAGAGGAGGTGGATGATGGGCCAGACGAGCAACAGTTAGAAGTTCTCGAAGACATATGGCTGAAAGCTGGAGAAATGG ATGTACACGAGGCTTCTGTTTACGATGATGGTTACAATCGTAAAAAGAGTCGGAAgcgaaagaagaagaacgccgataaggataaatcaaagtcCAAAAGGGATTCTAACAAAAGTATTATAGAAAACGTGACGGTGAAGACTGAAATAAAAGTGGAACCAGACGATAGCTTTAACTACGAATCTTCCTCGTTCCCGGATCAAAGCATCGAGTTAGATAACGACAGTCACGAAGATAGCAATGTAATTACGAATGATATTACTGGAAGCATTAAACTGGAGGATGCTTCTGATTTCTCCGAGGCCACCGAGAAGCCGgttaagaagaagaagaagcattCAAAGTCTGGGGAACAGAAGAAAGCGAAATCAAAGAACGTGAATAAAACTAAACGTAAACATTTGAATATATCTATCTTCGATATTAACGAACCTTTGGACGTGTCCGACGCTGACGTCCAAAGGAAGCTTATGGCTATGCCGAGTCTTCACGCGCATAAATCATTGACTGACAGTCAATCAAGGATAAATGATATATCGGAGAGTATCATTTTCACCGATAACGATACTGATACAAGCCCAGTCAAGGTTAAAACTGTTTTAAACATTGCAAGTAGCGGTCAAGTAGCAAGTTCTATTTATAGTGATACGAAGGGGACAGATAATACGGATGAACGGATAAATGTATATACAAAGAGTACCAAGAAGACTAACCCTGTATCCATCAAAACGTTCGGTAAACAGCAATCGTTATTAAAAACTAATGTTTTCGAGCAAGCGAAACCAATGAAAATAGATAAAGCTGTTGAATCTGAATTCATAGGTGACGatacaaaaattatattgCAAGATGGAAAATCATCGAGTTACCCTGTTTGTAAAAGCGTAGGTACAATGTTGACCGAAAGATCGATACCTAATTATTCGAAGAAGGATATTATTAAAGCGCCTAGGTTGAGCGTTTTGAAATCAGCATACGTGTCCGCGACCGAGGTTTCTCCTAAAGTTGATCCTGAAAGATTGATCGCTGAGGAAAACGATAACCGTGCGTTATCGAACAACGTTGTAGTTTTACCAAAGACCTGGCCTATCGCCAAACCCCGCGAGCCTAAACTTTCCACTCCAGGTATAATGTTCGTGAACCCTGGCTTCGCCAACCCACCGATTCTTCAGAAAGAAACGATAGTGAAAGAGTCGAGAACCGATTCGAAGACTTTAGAACTTTCGAAATCTGTGACCCCGTGTACTATTCAAATACCACAGATGGAAAGTATCTTTACCAAGAGTGCAGTATTGTCGCAACCGCTCGCGCAGACTATTGCGTGTCAGAATATAAGCGGaaacacggacgttaaaaTCCTGGGGAAAAGATCTACAACGGACACGTCGAAAATGATGGCGACAAAATTCTGGCAACTTTCTAGCAACAACAGTAACGTGTTCTTTGCGAAAGATACCAAAGAAGATGCGCAAGTTTATACTTCGACCAGTTTGGATAACTCTGAGATATCCGCTTCATCTTCCTCGTTGGGTTTACCAACCAACAGCGGCAACACCTTCTTTTTCACGGCTGCTCCTAAATATACGAACGTCTCGGAGAAGCAGTCATCGATGACGATTGATTTCAATAAAAGATGTGCAAGAAATCCTGCACCGATGCCTAATGTAACAGGTTCAATAGTGAAGATCGTACCAAAGTTACAGGATCATCTTCTTCTGAAGACGTTGAATCAACACGATGAAGGGTGTAGTAGAAAAACTGTAAAAAAAGCAAGTACTATTGTTAGTAATGTAAAAAGCGTATCCACCCAGGTGGATCATCCATTGGAGATAATCAATTTGAATTATACTACGAGTCATTCCATCCCGGATTTACAAGCTGCCCAGAGAACGATTACTATTCATCAGGAGCAATTTTCTAACGTGATCGAGCCTGGTGATAAACTACAAACCCAGAATGTACAGAGATCTTCTGATAATATATATGCAAACATGCCATCGTTGAAGCCAATTAAATTAATGTCCAGGCGAAAGTCGAAGGAAAAACTGAAGAAAGCGACCACTAGGAAAAAGGAAGTTGAAACAAAAACCTTGATGCCTAATCCGGATGAGGCAAACATAGCGACATGTTCTATAAGTCAATCGCCTTCTGTATCTAATAGAGTGTCGATGGTACCGGGACACATATCTGATATGTTATATCCTAGCGTTCCAAATAATGATCTTCTGAAAGCATTCAACGATTATTGGAGCGCTCAGATTTCTCATTGCGCAATTTGTGCACCCTTCACCTCGAGTTGCAACGGACACGGCAGGCTAATGCCACCGGATTGGAAATATTGTAAACCCACCGTCTTACCAGATAGTTCTCCAATATGG GTGTCTGCAAGTGTATTTGTTGCAAATTCAAAGGAACAAGTAGTTGAGCCTGAAAATGATAAGCTTTTACGTTGTAGAGAATGTCACGTCACGGTCCATGCTTCCTGTTACGGGATTACCGTATTGCCTACAGACTTAAGAAATTGGGCTTGCGATAAATGCAAGGCTGGTAAAACCCAAGTG ATGTGTTGCCTGTGCCCGATGCGTGGTGGTGCTCTAAAGCGTACCAGCGATAGCAGTTGGGCTCACATATTGTGCGCCCTACTGCTACCAGGCGTCACCTTTAAAGATGCTATAAATAAGGATCCTATAAATGTATTAACTATCAAACCCAACATCGTTAAACAACATTGTTGTTACTGCGGACAAAAGGATGGAGCCTGTTTGAGTTGCAACGAATGCGGTAACTTGTTTCACCCATCGTGCGGTCTGGTTTCCGGTGCAACTTTTACCGTACCGGTATATAATTCACCGGAGCTTCAG GTAACCTGTGATGGTCACGATGATGGTAAAGAGAAAATACCAACGATTCGACAGGGTGAAATTGTATGGGCAAAACACCGTAATACTCGATATTACAAGGGCAAAGTAGATTCTATACATGATACTTTGTTTTATATGGTCACATTCAGTGACGACAGTTTCAGTGAAGATTTATACCCGTCAGATATAATG AATTATGATCCTGGAAACCCACCGCCACAAGGGGCCGCAGTTATCGTTAAATGGACTGATGGAAATTTCTACGATGGTATCTTTGGGGGTACAAATCACCGTATCATGTACACT GTCATTTTTGAAGATGGTTCGCAACTCGTATTAAAACGAAACGAGATATACAGTTTACAAGAAGATATGCCAAAAAGAGTGCGTTCACGTCTG tccGTTGCGACCGAAATGAAGCACCGATATCATCTGTATGGCGCAGAGGATGAATTAGAAGCGCATAGAAAGGTGAAACAGTCTaaatattgtgattaa
- the LOC114870993 gene encoding ATP-binding cassette sub-family G member 4-like: METDRDDAIVDPTVRMIDEGCSIHLRDDEDFVNPQGRPVSQMHVEFDDLSYSICYSKGKTKKIMENVTGCFRPERLTTIVGPSGAGKTTLLRIISTLKSSNVQGSITVNGEEWNGGAFRKQSCYLPQEFALSPLLTTRETLYIAARLKMRGNLDRRAFCLIVTEIAESLNLTNCLDTMVEDLSGGERKRLAIGVEIITRPSVLLLDEPTSGLDSTSSYQVICLLHKIARGGCTVVCAIHQPSSRMISQFDDLLVLHKGRSYYCGKWDDVLSTFNDAGYTCPQFYNISEFVLEVVTKERGGDLNSLYKINREKYLQWKTHIQKPKVVTTATKLDGLNNKSKQSRIWQEQKILFLRAMICIKRDNTLTKLRFAAHLVVGFLLGVVFYNSGIAASKVNSNIACIFFILLFLYFSNSMPAVQIFPIEAAVFVREYLNNWYHLRSYYFVKVISDLPLQILNPSAFIAIAYYMTGQPMESHRFFRTWLICVLTTILGQSSGMLVGVTFNTNLGVFLIPAVNMPIILFAGFFLKFSEVTLYLQPLCAISFFRYAFEGILQSIYDGGRERLQCDEIYCHLRSPKQILKMMDMPSVYYSTTVLALCIWIVCLQVCTYLILKWKAHIAKRLAEYQTLRRLDHPNSRITF, encoded by the exons ATGGAAACGGATCGCGACGATGCAATTGTCGATCCAACAGTGCGGATGATAGACGAAGGTTGTTCGATTCATTTGAGAGACGATGAAGATTTTGTTAATCCTCAAGGACGCCCAGTATCTCAGATGCACGTCGAGTTCGACGATCTCTCGTACTCGATCTGTTACAGTAAAG GAAAAACAAAGAAGATTATGGAGAACGTGACAGGATGTTTTCGACCGGAAAGGTTAACAACAATCGTTGGCCCATCCGGCGCTGGCAAGACCACGTTGCTTCGGATAATATCTACCCTGAAATCTAGCAATGTCCAGGGTTCAATCACCGTTAATGGAGAGGAATGGAACGGTGGCGCCTTTCGAAAGCAATCGTGTTATCTCCCGCAAGAGTTCGCTCTATCGCCATTGCTTACCACCCGAGAAACGCTTTACATTGCCGCGCGTTTGAAAATGCGCGGGAATCTGGATCGGCGCGCTTTCTGTTTGATC gTTACAGAAATAGCTGAAAGTTTGAATTTAACAAACTGCTTGGACACAATGGTGGAAGATCTGAGCGGTGGAGAACGGAAGAGACTAGCCATTGGAGTTGAAATAATTACAAGACCATCCGTTTTGCTACTCGATGAACCAACAAGTGGATTAGACAGCACATCTTCGTATCAG GTAATCTGTTTGCTGCATAAAATTGCTAGAGGAGGTTGCACAGTAGTTTGCGCAATTCATCAACCGAGTAGTAGAATGATATCTCAATTTGACGACTTATTGGTATTGCACAAGGGAAGATCTTATTACTGTGGTAAATGGGATGATGTCCTAAGTACCTTTAACGATGCAGGCTACACGTGTCCGcaattttataacatatccGAGTTCG TTTTGGAGGTGGTGACGAAAGAAAGGGGCGGAGATTTGAACAGTTTGTACAAAATTAATCGGGAGAAATATTTGCAATGGAAAACGCATATCCAAAAACCCAAGGTTGTAACGACAGCTACAAAATTGGACGGTTTGAATAACAAATCAAAGCAATCACGTATTTGGCAAGAACAGAAGATCCTGTTCTTAAGGGCAATGATTTGTATTAAACGCGACAAT ACTTTGACAAAATTGAGATTCGCGGCTCACTTGGTAGTAGGTTTTCTACTAGGCGTAGTATTTTATAATTCTGGAATCGCTGCTAGTAAAGTTAACAGCAATATTGCttgcatattttttattttgctgtttttatatttttccaattCTATGCCCGCTGTGCAAATAT tCCCCATAGAAGCTGCTGTTTTCGTGCGAGAATACTTAAACAACTGGTACCATTTAAGATCTTACTATTTTGTTAAAGTTATTTCAGATTTACCATTGCAA aTTCTTAATCCTTCCGCGTTCATCGCTATTGCATATTACATGACTGGCCAACCAATGGAGAGTCACAGGTTTTTTCGTACTTGGTTAATTTGTGTATTGACAACGATTCTTGGACAATCTTCGGGAATGCTCGTTGGCGTTACATTCAACACAAAT cTAGGAGTATTTTTAATTCCCGCCGTCAACATGCCCATTATCCTTTTCGCTggatttttcttgaaatttagCGAAGTAACGTTGTACCTTCAACCTTTATGTGCCATAAGTTTCTTCAG ataCGCATTCGAAGGTATTTTACAGTCAATCTATGATGGAGGTAGAGAAAGATTACAATGTGATGAAATTTACTGTCATTTACGTTCTCcaaaacaaattttgaaaatgatggATATGCCATCAGTTTATTATTCCACCACTGTACTAGCTTTATGTATTTGGATAGTTTGTCTGCAGGTTTGTACGTACCTGATACTTAAATGGAAAGCTCATATAGCTAaaag
- the LOC114871126 gene encoding ATP-binding cassette sub-family G member 4-like isoform X2, whose product MDHPVDRADLAIPRTADVTGNIMVNSKPRNLNEFRRLSAYIMQNDNLQSLLTVQEAMNVAAELKLTASPQQKKQKIEQILITMSLDTCRYTRTGQLSGGERKRLAIALELINCPPILFLDEPTSGLDSVTSKYCITLLKQLAKSGQTVICSIHQPSASLLNMVDHLYVIADGSCVYTGSTQNLVPYLSGLGFQCPTHYNPADYLMEICNGDYGRHVSKLINAIENGKNNAWRSTSNVTTANHQEEVIALNVMASFQALRQRSVMETDYAPRRRPTSEYATNFWKQLAVLLKRNAIKLSRDKVLTFTRLSMHFIIALMVGTIYFRIGQDAVYVLDNFNLLFFNIMFLMFSAFSATVTTFPLELPIIMREHFNRWYKLHSFYLANKLADIPIQFAAISLYILIVYYMSNQLFELKRFCLYTVMCCAISLVAQTFGLLVGTGMKVQHGMIFGPLTILPFLIFSGFFVQLRDAHPWLRWVFHLSFLKYGFEGVMIAIYGYNRPKLSCSGVYCHFAIPEKLLSAMDMKQADYCFSLIVLAGLYVILDLSTFTLLKFKLEKRV is encoded by the exons ATGGATCACCCTGTAGATAGAGCGGATCTTGCGATTCCTCG AACGGCTGACGTGACTGGGAATATAATGGTCAATTCGAAACCTAGGAATCTCAATGAATTTCGACGGTTGTCTGCGTACATAATGCAAAACGACAATTTGCAGTCACTGTTGACGGTACAGGAAGCAATGAACGTCGCTGCAGAGCTCAAACTTACCGCTAGTCCGCaacaaaagaaacaaaag ATCGAGCAGATCTTGATCACAATGAGCCTGGACACGTGTCGTTACACGCGTACAGGACAACTCAGCGGTGGAGAAAGGAAGAGGCTTGCAATTGCATTAGAATTAATTAACTGCCCGCCAATTTTGTTTCTCGACGAACCTACTAG CGGATTAGATAGCGTCACTTCAAAGTATTGTATAACATTGCTAAAGCAATTGGCAAAGTCAGGACAAACGGTGATTTGCTCGATTCACCAACCGAGCGCTTCTCTTTTGAACATGGTTGATCATCTTTACGTGATAGCTGATGGAAGCTGCGTTTATACCGGTAGCACGCAGAATTTAGTACCTTATTTGAGCGGCCTCGGTTTCCAGTGTCCGACGCACTACAATCCAGCTGACTACC TGATGGAGATTTGTAATGGAGATTACGGTAGACACGTATCAAAACTGATAAACGCCATCGAAAATGGAAAGAACAATGCTTGGAGGTCAACGAGCAATGTAACCACGGCCAATCATCAGGAGGAAGTAATCGCTTTAAACGTGATGGCTTCCTTCCAAGCACTTCGGCAGCGATCCGTGATGGAAACGGATTACGCCCCTAGACGCAGACCCACCTCAGAATATGCGACGAATTTTTGGAAACAGTTAGCCGTCCTCCTCAAAAGAAATGCCATTAAACTATCCCGGGATAAG GTATTAACATTCACACGGCTCTCGATGCATTTTATAATCGCTCTGATGGTCGGTACAATTTATTTCCGAATCGGACAGGACGCTGTATACGTGTTGGATAATTTCaatcttctatttttcaatataatgTTTCTAATGTTTAGCGCGTTCAGTGCAACCGTAACAACAT TTCCCTTGGAATTACCAATCATTATGCGGGAACACTTCAATCGCTGGTACAAATTACACTCCTTTTATTTGGCCAACAAATTAGCCGACATTCCAATTCAATTCGCTGCAATTTCTTTATACATTCTCATAGTCTATTATATGAGCAATCAGTTGTTCGAACTCAAACGATTTTGTCTGTACACGGTAATGTGTTGCGCTATTAGCTTGGTTGCTCAAACGTTTGGATTGTTGGTTGGAACTGGAATGAAAGTCCAG CATGGTATGATCTTTGGACCACTTACGATTCTTCCATTCTTGATATTTAGCGGATTCTTTGTTCAACTTAGAGATGCTCATCCGTGGTTACGTTGGGTATTCCACTTGTCGTTTCTTAAATACGGTTTTGAGGGTGTAATGATTGCCATTTATGG TTACAACAGACCAAAACTTTCATGTTCAGGCGTTTATTGCCACTTTGCTATACCAGAGAAGCTATTAAGTGCCATGGACATGAAACAAGCTGATTATTGCTTTTCTTTGATCGTATTGGCTGGGTTGTACGTTATCTTGGATCTGTCAACGTTTACGTTGCTGAAATTCAAATTGGAAAAACGTGTGTAA
- the LOC114871126 gene encoding ATP-binding cassette sub-family G member 4-like isoform X1, whose amino-acid sequence MGTKVLIEMQQQLRHAVSSSENAPSSTKKVDDQMDIDNSIFLVFEDISYKARPWIFSREKTELLKNLSGEFRAGELTAIMGLSGAGKSTLMDVLTGFTTADVTGNIMVNSKPRNLNEFRRLSAYIMQNDNLQSLLTVQEAMNVAAELKLTASPQQKKQKIEQILITMSLDTCRYTRTGQLSGGERKRLAIALELINCPPILFLDEPTSGLDSVTSKYCITLLKQLAKSGQTVICSIHQPSASLLNMVDHLYVIADGSCVYTGSTQNLVPYLSGLGFQCPTHYNPADYLMEICNGDYGRHVSKLINAIENGKNNAWRSTSNVTTANHQEEVIALNVMASFQALRQRSVMETDYAPRRRPTSEYATNFWKQLAVLLKRNAIKLSRDKVLTFTRLSMHFIIALMVGTIYFRIGQDAVYVLDNFNLLFFNIMFLMFSAFSATVTTFPLELPIIMREHFNRWYKLHSFYLANKLADIPIQFAAISLYILIVYYMSNQLFELKRFCLYTVMCCAISLVAQTFGLLVGTGMKVQHGMIFGPLTILPFLIFSGFFVQLRDAHPWLRWVFHLSFLKYGFEGVMIAIYGYNRPKLSCSGVYCHFAIPEKLLSAMDMKQADYCFSLIVLAGLYVILDLSTFTLLKFKLEKRV is encoded by the exons ATGGGCACGAAAGTACTCATCGAAATGCAGCAGCAGCTGAGACACGCGGTGTCTAGTTCGGAAAACGCACCAAGCAGTACGAAAAAGGTAGACGATCAAATGGACATCGACAACTCGATATTCTTAGTATTCGAGGATATTTCCTATAAAGCCCGTCCATGGATATTTTCCAGAG AGAAGACCGAATTGCTGAAAAACTTGAGCGGTGAATTCAGAGCCGGCGAACTGACTGCAATAATGGGATTATCTGGTGCTGGAAAATCGACGCTGATGGATGTTTTGACAGGATTTAC AACGGCTGACGTGACTGGGAATATAATGGTCAATTCGAAACCTAGGAATCTCAATGAATTTCGACGGTTGTCTGCGTACATAATGCAAAACGACAATTTGCAGTCACTGTTGACGGTACAGGAAGCAATGAACGTCGCTGCAGAGCTCAAACTTACCGCTAGTCCGCaacaaaagaaacaaaag ATCGAGCAGATCTTGATCACAATGAGCCTGGACACGTGTCGTTACACGCGTACAGGACAACTCAGCGGTGGAGAAAGGAAGAGGCTTGCAATTGCATTAGAATTAATTAACTGCCCGCCAATTTTGTTTCTCGACGAACCTACTAG CGGATTAGATAGCGTCACTTCAAAGTATTGTATAACATTGCTAAAGCAATTGGCAAAGTCAGGACAAACGGTGATTTGCTCGATTCACCAACCGAGCGCTTCTCTTTTGAACATGGTTGATCATCTTTACGTGATAGCTGATGGAAGCTGCGTTTATACCGGTAGCACGCAGAATTTAGTACCTTATTTGAGCGGCCTCGGTTTCCAGTGTCCGACGCACTACAATCCAGCTGACTACC TGATGGAGATTTGTAATGGAGATTACGGTAGACACGTATCAAAACTGATAAACGCCATCGAAAATGGAAAGAACAATGCTTGGAGGTCAACGAGCAATGTAACCACGGCCAATCATCAGGAGGAAGTAATCGCTTTAAACGTGATGGCTTCCTTCCAAGCACTTCGGCAGCGATCCGTGATGGAAACGGATTACGCCCCTAGACGCAGACCCACCTCAGAATATGCGACGAATTTTTGGAAACAGTTAGCCGTCCTCCTCAAAAGAAATGCCATTAAACTATCCCGGGATAAG GTATTAACATTCACACGGCTCTCGATGCATTTTATAATCGCTCTGATGGTCGGTACAATTTATTTCCGAATCGGACAGGACGCTGTATACGTGTTGGATAATTTCaatcttctatttttcaatataatgTTTCTAATGTTTAGCGCGTTCAGTGCAACCGTAACAACAT TTCCCTTGGAATTACCAATCATTATGCGGGAACACTTCAATCGCTGGTACAAATTACACTCCTTTTATTTGGCCAACAAATTAGCCGACATTCCAATTCAATTCGCTGCAATTTCTTTATACATTCTCATAGTCTATTATATGAGCAATCAGTTGTTCGAACTCAAACGATTTTGTCTGTACACGGTAATGTGTTGCGCTATTAGCTTGGTTGCTCAAACGTTTGGATTGTTGGTTGGAACTGGAATGAAAGTCCAG CATGGTATGATCTTTGGACCACTTACGATTCTTCCATTCTTGATATTTAGCGGATTCTTTGTTCAACTTAGAGATGCTCATCCGTGGTTACGTTGGGTATTCCACTTGTCGTTTCTTAAATACGGTTTTGAGGGTGTAATGATTGCCATTTATGG TTACAACAGACCAAAACTTTCATGTTCAGGCGTTTATTGCCACTTTGCTATACCAGAGAAGCTATTAAGTGCCATGGACATGAAACAAGCTGATTATTGCTTTTCTTTGATCGTATTGGCTGGGTTGTACGTTATCTTGGATCTGTCAACGTTTACGTTGCTGAAATTCAAATTGGAAAAACGTGTGTAA